The genome window GGAGCCCAGCGGATGAAGAAGGGCCTGTTCGAGTCCGCGCCCGGCGGCACCCTCTTCCTGGACGAGATGGGCGAGATGTCCATGCCCATGCAGGTCAAGCTCCTGCGCGCCATCCAGGAGCGGGTCATCCGCCGCGTGGGCGGCACCGAGGACGTGCCCGTGGACGTACGCCTCGTGGCCGCCACCAACCGCGACCTCAAGCGCGAGGTCGAGGCCGGGCGCTTCCGCCAGGATCTCTATTACCGGCTGAACGTGATCACCCTGCGCGTGCCGCCGCTGTCCGAACGCCCGGAGGACATCCCCCTGCTCTGCCAGTTCTTCCTGGCCAAGGCCGCGCGCATGCTGGACAAGTTCCAGCCGAGCCTGGACCCGGAGGTGCCGGAAATCCTCTCACGCTACGCCTTTCCCGGAAACGTCCGGGAGCTGGAGAACATCATGGAGCGGGCCGTGGTCCTGGCCGAGGATGGCGTGGTGTCGCCCCGGCACCTGCCCGAGGACCTGCGCGAGACGGCCGTGCACGTGGCCCGGCCCGGCTTCTCCGAGCCCGTGACCCTGGAGGAGAACGAGAAGCGCTACATCGTCTGGGTCCTGGAGCAGGCCGGGGGCAACCGCACCCAGGCGGCCCGCATCCTGGGCATCGACCGCGCCTCGCTCTGGCGCAAGATCAAGAAGTTCGAACTGGAATAGGGTCCGCTCCGGCGACGGAAAAGGGGCGCGGCATATGCCCGGCCAAGAGCGTGCCTGCCCGCGGTCGGATTTCGCCTTGATCAACCTGTCCGAATTGACATAAGAAAAAGCACAAGATTCCAAAGCGGCGCACCATGAAGGAGAACACCCCCACCATCCGACTGCACCTCTGGCTGGACACCGAGGGCGGCGTCTTCTTCGGCTCCGGCCGGGCCCAGCTCCTGGAGGAGATCGACCGCCACGGCTCGCTCAAGGCCGCGGCCGCGGCCATGGGCATCTCCTACCGGGCGGCCTGGGGCAAGCTGAAGCAGAGCGAGGCGGTCCTCGGCGTGCGCCTGGTCCAGGTGCGCGGCAGCAACAAGGCGGGCTACGAACTCACCGAGGACGGCCGGATGCTCAAGGACCTCTTCCGCCGCTGGTTCGACGCCGTGGAGCAGGCCGCCCTGGAAAAGGCCCGGGATATCTTCCCCTGGCCCGCCAGGACCTACCGGGACTCCTCCTCGGACTGACCGCCGTCCTTTTCCCGCGCCCCGGGGCCCGGCGCACGGGTTCCGCTCCGAAAATTCCTCTGCTATACACCTCCGACCCGTTGAGCGAGGAGGCGCGAGTGCAGGCCACGGAATACCCGACCCTGAGACAGGTTCTCGAACGCAGCGTGGAGCTCCACGCGGACAGGCCCGCCCTGTCCGTGGTGGATGGTCCGGTCATGACCTACGCCGAGCTGGGCGAGCGGGTCCGCGAGACGGCCGATCTGCTCGACGAGCACGGCGTCGGCCCAGGAGACCGCGTGGCCCTGCTGTCCGAGAACATGCCCAACTGGGGCGTGGCCTACTTCGCCATCGCCCGGATCGGCGCCGTGGCCGTGCCCATCCTGCCGGACTTCCACCAGAGCGCGGTGCACCACATCCTGCGCCACGCCGAGTGCTCGGCGGTCTTCGTCTCGAAACGGCTGGCCTGCAAACTGGACGACGGAGAATTCGAGGGGCTGCGGGTCCGGGTGCTCGTGGACGACCTCTCGCTCATCGGCGATCCCGGACGCGAGCCGCTGAAGGGCCTGGTCAAGCGCGCGGCCAAGGAACTCGGCAGGATCAAGGAGGCCGCCCGTCAGCACCGGGCCGAACGGGCGGACAAGGAGCCTCCCGCCGAACCGTCCGAGGCCGCACCAGGGCATTCCAAGGACGCCTTCCGCAAGGTGCTCGACGCCGGGCGCAAGGAGTTCGACAAGATCAAGGGAGCCGCGCTGCGGGCGGCCAACCGCGCCCTGGAGCCGGACGCCGGGGATTCCCCGGCCGACGAACTGGCGGCGATCATCTACACCTCGGGCACCACGGGCAACTCCAAGGGCGTCATGCTCACGCACCGGAACATCGTGTCCAACGCCCTGGGCTCCGCCGAACTGGCGGGGATCACCGATCAGGACCGCATGCTCTCCATCCTGCCCCTGTCGCACACCTTCGAGTGCACCCTGGGGCTGGTCCTGCCCATCTCGCGCGGCGCGTCGGTGAGCTACCTGGCCAAGCCGCCGACCCCGGCCGTCCTGCTCCCGGCGTTGCAGAAGATCCGCCCCACCTTCCTGCTCTGCGTGCCGCTGGTGATCGAGAAAATCTACCGCAACCGCATCCTCCCGGCCCTGACGAAGAACGCGGCCCTGCGCGGTCTGCTCAAGGTGGGCTTCACCCGGCGCAAGCTCTTCCAGGCCGCCGGACAGAAACTGTTCGAAACCTTCGGCGGGGCCCTGCGCTGCATATGCATCGGCGGCGCGGCCCTGGCTCCCGAGGTTGAGGCCTTCCTGCGCGACGCCCGCTTCCTCTACAGCGTCGGCTACGGCCTCACGGAATGCTCTCCCCTGGTCTCGGGCGTCATGCCCGACAGGGCCCGCTACCGCCACTGCGGCACGGCCCTGCCCGGCGTGGAGATCCGCATCGACGCGCCAAGGCCGGGCGAGGTCGGCGAAATCCTCGTGCGCGGCCCCAACGTCATGCGCGGCTACTACAAGGCCCCGGCCCTCACCGAGGAGACCTTCACCTCCGACGGCTGGCTGCGCACCGGCGACCTGGGCCTGCTGGACCAGGACGGCTATCTCTCCATCCGGGGACGGCTCAAGAACGTCATCCTCGGCCCCAGCGGCGAGAACATCTACCCCGAGGAGATCGAGAGCACGCTCTGCCAGTGGCCCTATGTTCTGGAATCCCTTGTCTTCTCCCAGGGCGACCGGCTCCTGGCTCGGGTGCACCTGGACTACGACCACCTGGACGCCCGCTTCGGGGTGCGGGGCCTCACCGAATCCGAGGCCCGCGAGCGCATCGGGGAACTGTTGGAAGAGTTGCGCCGGGGCGTGAACGAGAAGGTCTCGTCCTTCTGCCGCCTGCACCGGATCATCGAGCAGCCGGAGCCCTTCGAGAAGACCCCGACCCAGAAGATCAAGCGCTACCTGTACGTGGACGGCCCGAGCCGTTGAAGCGGCCGCTCTTCCGCACCCAGGCCTCGGCCTCGGCCTCCGGCACGGGGCGCGAGAACAGGTAGCCCTGGCCGTATTCGCAGCCGAGATCAGCCAGGATGTCGCGTTGCGTCTCGCTCTCGATGCCCTCCGCCACCACGGAGAGCCCCAGGTTGTGGGCCAGGCCGATGATGGTCCGCACGATCTCCAGGTTCTCCGGCGACGACTCCATGACCCGCACGAAGGACAGATCGATCTTCAGGTCGTCCAGGGGGAACTTCTGCAGGTAGCCCAGCGAGGAATAGCCGGTCCCGAAGTCGTCGATGCTGAAGCGGATGCCGTCCTGGCGCAGCCGGTGCAGCTTCTGCACCGAGTTGCGCGGGTTGTCCATGATCGCCGTCTCGGTGATCTCCAGCTTGAGGCTCTCGGGCGTGAGCCCCGAGCAGTTCACGGCCCGCAGCACGTCCTCGGCCAGGCCGGGCTTGGCGAACTGACGCGCCGAGACGTTCACCGCCAGGCTCAGCTCCCCGGCACGGCCACCGGCTTTCTGCCAGCCCCGCATGACCCCGCAGGCCTGGTCCAGGACCCACTGCCCCAGGTCGATGATCATGCCGGTCTCCTCGGCCACGGGAATGAAATCCGCCGGCGACACCGGCCCGCGCCGGGGATGGGTCCAGCGCAGCAGGGTCTCGAAGCCGCCCAGGCGGCCGTCGCGCAGGGACACGATGGGCTGGAAGGCGAGATGGAACTCGCCGCGCCGCATGGCCCGCCGCAGATCGTTCTCCAGCCGCAGCGCGGCCACGGCCTGCTCCAGCATGCGTTCGTTGAAGACGTGGAAGCGGTTCTTGCCCCCCTCCTTGGCCTTGTACATGGCGATGTTGGCGTGGCGGATGAGCTCCTCCGCGCCGACGCCGTCGCTGTCGGCCAGGGCCAGTCCCAGGCTGGCCGAGGTGGTGATCTCATGGCCGTCGATGAGGAAGGGCTTGCGCATGGCGTCGCGCACCCGCTTGGCCACCTGGATGGCTTCCCGAGGCGATTCAAGGTCCTCAAGCAGGAGGATGAACTCGTCCCCGCCGAAGCGGGCCACCAGATCCATGCCGCGCACGCAGCCCAGGATGCGGCGTCCCACCTCCACCAGCAGGAGGTCGCCCCGGGCGTGGCCCAGGCTGTCGTTGATGATCTTGAACCGGTCCAGGTCCAGGAATACGAGGCCCGCCACGCGTCCCCGGCCGCGCTTGAGCCGCTCCAGGGCCAGGCCCGCGCGGTCCAGGAGCAGGGTCCGGTTGGCCAGGCCCGTGAGCGGGTCGTGCAGGGCCAGGTGCCGCAATTGCAGCTCGGCCTCCTTGCGGGCCGTGATGTCGCGCATGGACAGCCGCCACCCCAGGCTCGCCCCCTTCTCCGGTCCCGGAACCTCGCGGCGGACCACGTTGAGCCAGCGCTGTTCGCCGTCGCTGTTCCTGATGCGGAAGTCCAGGGTCTCGGCCCGGGAATCACCCAGGAAGCGCCGCACCGTGTCGCGGTCCTCGGCGGCCACGATGCCGTGCAGGAACTCGGGGTCGTCCTGGAACGCCTGGGGCGGATACCCGGAAATCCTCTCGCAGGAGGGGCTCACGTAGAGCGCCCGGCCGTCGGCGCCGATCCAGGATTCCCAGTCGTGGTTGTAGTCCGCCACGGTCCGGTAGCGCAGCTCGGACTCCTCCAGGGCGACCTTGGAGGCCTTCAACTCCTCCACGTTGCGCAGCAGCTTGCGGGAGGCGTCCTCCAGCGCCCGCCGCTGACGGTGAAGCTCCACGAAGACCCGCACCTTGCCGCAGAGCACCTCGGCCTCCACGGGCTTGAACAGGTAGTCCACCGCGCCCAGCTCGTAACCCCGGAAGACATGCTGCTGCTCCTTGTTGATGGCCGTGACGAAGATGATCGGAATGTGCCGGGTGGCGGGATCGTCGCGCAGGGCCTCGGCCACCTGGAAACCGTCCATGCCGGGCATCATGACGTCCAGGAGGATCAGGGCCAGATCCTTGCTCTTGGCAATGGCCAGGGCCTCCGGCCCGGACTGGGCCGAAAGGAACTCCAGGCCGAAGGGCTTGAGCATGCCCTGCAGCAGGCGCAGGTTCATGCGTTCGTCATCCACCGCCAGGATGGGAGTCTTGTCGTTCGCCATGACCGCCTCGCCGTAACGGGAGGAAGAGTGTTTTCCAACCCATCGTTACACGATTTCAATCTATCGGGAAATGATTTTCGAAAAACTTGTCCTTCTTCGCCTCGACGCATATCCGCAGGAAACCGGAACGGCGGACGGCCCGGCTTCCGGCCGGTCACGAACGCGCGCATTCTTGACTTCCGGTGCGCCTTGTTCCAATCTATCGCGCTCCATGCCCGGCCCGTCCGGGCCATTCCCTCGCCACGGAGGCATGACTCGCCATGAGCGATTACAAAGCGACCCTTCGCCTTCCCCAGACCGCCTTTCCCATGAAGGCCAACCTCAAACAGCGCGAGCCCGAGATGCTCAAACGCTGGGAGGAGCTGGACGCCTACGGCCTCATGCTGGCCGCCAACGAAGGCCGCCCGGAATACGTGCTCCACGACGGTCCGCCCTACGCCAACGGCAACATCCACATGGGCACGGCCCTGAACAAGATTCTCAAGGACATGGTGGTCAAGTCCCGCAACATGCAGGGATTCCACGCGGGCTACGTGCCCGGCTGGGACTGCCACGGCCTGCCCATTGAACACAAGGTCGAGCTGGAGCTGAAGAAAAAGAAGAAGGAGCTGCCCGCCGCGGTGATCCGCAAGCTCTGCCGCGAGTACGCCGCCAGGTGGCTCTCGGTGCAGCGCGGAGAGTTCAAGCGCCTGGGCGTGTTCGGCGTCTGGGACCGGCCCTACATGACCATGGACCCGGTCTACGAGGCCGCCACGGCGCGCGAGCTGGGCCGCTTCATGTCCAAGGGCTCGGTCTACCGGGGCAAGAAGCCCGTGCACTGGTGCTGCTCCTGCCACACCGCCCTGGCCGAGGCCGAGGTGGAGTACGCGGACCACACCTCGCCCTCGGTCTTCGTGCGCTTCCCGCTCACCGACCCAAAAATCCGTGAAATCCTGCCCGAGGCCGACCCGGCCCGGACCTACGCCGCCATCTGGACCACCACGCCCTGGACCCTGCCGTCGAACATGGCCGTCGCCGTGCACCCGGAATACGACTACGCCTTCGTCAAGGTCGGCGGCGACGTCTACGTCCTGGCCTCGCGCCTCGTGCCGGTCTGCGCCGAGGCCTTCGGCTGGACCGAACGCACGGTCCTGGCCGAGGTTCCGGGCAACCGCCTGGACGGCCTGGTCGCCCGACACCCCTTCTATGACCGGCCCTCGCCCGTGGTCACGGCCGACTACGTGACCCTGGATTCGGGCACGGGCCTCGTGCACACCGCCCCGGGCCACGGCCGCGAGGACTACGAGACCGGCATGCGCCGGGGCCTGGAGGTGCTCTCGCCCCTGGACGACGGCGGCCGTTTCCTGCCCACGGTGGAGTTCTTCGCCGGGTTGCAGGTCATGGAGGCCAACCCCAAGGTCATCGAAAAGCTCAAGGAGAACGGCCACCTCCTGCTCCAGGAGAACATCCGCCACTCCTACCCGCACTGCTGGCGCTGCAAGGAGCCGGTCATCTTCCGGGCCACGACCCAGTGGTTCATCTCCATGCAGGCCAACGACCTCCGGGCCAAGGCCCTGGAGGCCATCCACGATCAGGTGCGCTGGGTTCCCGCCTGGGGCGAGGAGCGCATCTCGAACATGATCGAATTCCGGCCCGACTGGTGCATCTCCCGCCAGCGCAACTGGGGCGTGCCGATCATGGCCCTGATCTGCGAGGACTGCGACGAGGCCTGGTTCGGCCCGGAGTGGATCGACAAGGTGGTGGCCCATTTCCAGGCCCACGCCACGGGCTGCGACTGGTGGTTCGAGACCCCGGACTCCGAGGTCGTGCCCCAGGACCTGAAGTGCCCCAAGTGCGGCGGCTCCCATTGGCGTCGCGAGACCGACATCCTGGACGTCTGGTTCGACTCCGGCACGAGCTTCGCGGCCGTGCTGGAGACCCGGGACGACACATCCTTCCCGGCCGACCTCTACCTGGAGGGCTCGGACCAGCACCGCGGCTGGTTCCACAGCTCGCTGCTGGCCTCCGTGGGCACGCGCGGCGTGCCGCCCTACAAGGCCGTGCTGACCCACGGCTACGTGGTGGACGGCGAGGGCCGCAAGATGTCCAAGTCCATCGGCAACACCATCGCGCCCCAGGAGATCATCGACAAGTACGGCGCGGAAATCCTGCGCCTGTGGACCTCGGCCGTGAACTACCAGGAGGACGTGCGGGTCTCGGACGAAATCCTCTCCCGCCTGGTGGACGCCTACCGCCGCATCCGCAACACCTGCCGCTTCATCCTCGGCAACCTCGCGGACTTCGAGCCCTCCAAGGCCGTGGCCCCGACGGACATGCCCGCCCTGGACCGCTACGCCCTGGACCTCGTGCTCAAGGCCCACCGGACCATGCAGCAGGCCTACGCCGACTACGAATTCCACAAGGTCTACCACACCCTGCACAACCTCTGCGTCACGGACCTCTCGGCCTTCTACCTGGACATCACCAAGGACCGGCTCTACGTGGACGCCCCCGGCGGCCTCGCCCGCCGCTCGGCCCAGACCGTGCTCTGGCAGGCGCTCATGCTCCTGCTGACCGACATGGCCCCGGTCCTCTCCTTCACCGCCGAAGAGGCCTTCCTGGCCCTGCCCGAGGCTCTGCGCCCGGGCGTTTCCTCGGTCTTCGCCCTGCGTCACGAACCCCTGGACCCGAACCTGGGCAAGGAGGAGCGCGAGCGCTGGGAGACGCTGCTGGCGGTCCGCGCCGAGGCCTCCAAGGCCGTGGAGCCGTTGCGCCAGGCGGGCAAGGTCGGCCATTCCCTGAGCACGGCCCTGACCCTGTACGCGCCGGAGATGACCCGCCAGGCCCTGGCCGGATTCTCTCAAGCTGAACTTGAGGAAATCTTCATCGTCTCCAAGGTGGCCCTGGCCGACGACGGGCAGGCCCCGGCCGACGCCTTCGCCTCCGCCGAGGTGGAGGGGCTGCGGGTCTCCGTGGGGAACGCGCCCGGCGGCAAGTGCGAGCGCTGTTGGAAATACTCCGAGAAACTCGGCGCGGACGGCCCGGCCGACGTTTGCCCGCGCTGCGCGGCCGTGCTCAAGGCCATCGGCTGAACATGAAACGCCGCTATCTCGTCGCCCTGGCCCTGACCCTCACGGTCCTGATCCCGGACCTGATCACCAAGGCCGTGGTCCAGGCCAAGCTGGAACTCTGGGAGTCGCGCACCGTGATCCCGGGGTTCCTCGACCTCGTGCACGTGACCAACAAGGGCGCGGCCTTCGGCTTCCTGAACCGGGTGGACATCACTTGGCAGACCGCCTTCCTGGTGGCCGTGACCTTGCTGGCCGTGGGCGTCATGGTCCATCTCCTGCGCCAGGCCTCGGACCAGGAGACCTTCCTGGTCGCCGGGCTGGGGCTCATCCTGGGCGGGGCCCTGGGCAACCTGGTGGACCGTCTGCGCTACGGGGAGGTCGTCGACTTCCTGGACTTCTACGTGGGCGACTGGCACTGGCCCGCGTTCAACGTGGCCGACATCGCCATCACCCTGGGCGCGTTCTGCCTGCTCATCTCCCTGTACCGGAAAAAGCCGCATGCATCCCGTTCTCGTTGACCTGGGCTTCGTGACCATCCACACATACGGGGTGTTCATCGCCCTGGCCTTTCTCGGGGGCGTGGGCTGGACCTGGCTGGAGGCCCGGCGCAAGGGGCTCGAGGCCGGCCGCGTCGTGGACCTGGCCTTCGCGGTGTTCGTGGGCGCGCTGGTGGGCGCGCGGCTGCTCTACGTCCTGCTCTACCTGCCCCACTACCTCGAACATCCCTTGGAAATCCTCATGTTCTGGGAGGGCGGCATGGTCTTTTCCGGCGGGGCCGCGCTGGGCGGCTGGCTGGGCTGGCGCGTGGCCCGCGGACACGGCATGCCCGTGTCGCCCTGGCTGGACGCCGCGGCCCCGGGCCTGGCCCTGGGCGAGGCCATCGGCCGCCTGGGCTGCTTCTCGGCCGGCTGCTGCTACGGCCAGCTCTGCGCCATGCCCTGGGCCGTGACCTTCACCGACCCGCGCTCCCTGGCCGTGCCCCTGAACATGCCCCTGCACCCCACGCAGATCTACCACAGCCTGTCCGGCCTGCTGACCTTCGGCCTGCTCCTGGCCCTGCGCGGCCGCCTGGAACGGCGTCCGGGCAGCCTCATGGGCCTGTTCCTGGTGCTGTTCTCCCTGGCGCGCTTCGCCGTGGAGTTCTTCCGGGCCGACTTCCGGGGCGGACTCGGCCCGTTCAGCGTGACCCAGGCGGTCTACGCCGTCTTCCTCTGCCTGGGCCTGTACCTCATGACCCGCAAACATTCCGTACGGAGTTGAGCCATGTTTCCCCTGCCGAACCTGAGCACCGAACAATGGATCATGATCTTCGGCCCGCTGGGGCTCTTCGTCTGCATCAGCCTGTTCTCCATCTGGGACGCCTTCCGCCGGGAATTCCCGTCCATCCTGGAAAAGATGGCCTGGATCCAGCTTTCCGTGCTGGTTCCCTTTTTGGGCGGAGTGGCGTATTTAATTTTCGGAAGAAAAAGGGGGCAGAAAATTCGATGAAGACCACCATCCGCACCACCGTCGGCCTGGCCGCCCTGGCCGCCCTCATGACCCTGGCCCCGGGCTGCGCCTCGCGCCAGGACGTCCAGACCCTGGACCAGCGCAACCGCCAGACCATGCAGGAAGCCCGCGACCTGTACAAACAGCTCGAGGAGCAGATCGCCGTGGCCCGCGAGGAGGCGCGCAAGAGCAGCGCCCCGATGCAGGCCAAGCAGGCCGACATCTGGGCCGAGGTCGAGTCCCTCAAGACCGAGGTGGCCACCCTCAAGGGCCAGATGGACACCATGAACATGCGCATGGCCCCCCAGGGCGGCGCGGACCTGGCCCAGCTCGACGAGCGGGTCAAGGCCATCGAGCTGGCCCTGGAATCCCAGTTCGCCGTGGACCTCGGCAAGGGCGCCAAGGCCGCCGCCACCGCTCCGGCGGCTCCGGCCCAGGCCCAGCAGGAGCAGGCCGCCCCGGCCCAGAACGCCGAGGCCGCCGCTCCGACCCAGGACCCGGCCGACGCCCTCTACGCCAAGGGGCTCAGCGCCTTCAAGGAACGCAAGTACGACGAGGCCCGCCGCGACTTCGCCGAGTTCGTGACCACGTTCAAGAAGCACTCCCTGGTGCCCAACGCCATCTTCTGGCAGGGTGAATGCTATTACCAGCTGGGCGACTACGCCAAGGCCGTGCTCGCCTACCAGGACGTGATCGACAAGCACAAGGACAGCCCGAAGTACCGCTCGGCCCTGCTCAAACAGGGAATCTCCTTCTACAAGATGGGCAAGGACAAGCCGGGCAAGATCATCCTCCAGGAGCTCATCGACAAGAATCCCGGCACGGCCGAGGCCAACCGGGCCAAGCAGTTCCTGGCCGATCCGAAGAAGAAGTAAGCCGGTTCCGGGCGCCCCGCGCGTCGGCGAGCCGCACATAGAGGAATCATGAGCGCCACCGTCAGCTCCGAAGTCCAGAAGGGCTTCCGCAAGATCGTCTATCTGACCTTCCCCCCGGGGATTTCCAGCCGTCCCGTGGTCTGCAACCTGGCCCGCCTGTTCGACCTCTCCTTCAACATCCTGAAGGCCGAGATCAGCCCCCGCCAGGAAGGCACCATGACGCTGGAGATCAGCGGGCTGGAGACCGACTTCCACAAGGGCGTCAACTACCTCAAGGAGAACAGCGTCCGCATCACTCCGGTGGCCCAGAAGATCTTCCGCGACGAAGACTCCTGCATCCACTGCGGCGTGTGCACGGCCATGTGCCCCACCGGGGCCCTGTCCGTGGACAAGGGCACCCGCAAGGTGCTCTTCGAGGTGGACAAGTGCTCGGCCTGCGGCCTGTGCACCCGGGTCTGCCCGGTGCGGGCCATGGCCGTGGACCTGGACGAGAACGGACGCCAGTAAGGAGAGCCGCATGGAGCAGGAACAGCGCGCCTATTCCCGTGTCGCCGCCCAGCTCAGGGCCCACGGCCGCCGTTGCGATTCGCCGGACGGCCCGCCGCTGTTCCGCACCGCCACGCGCAGGGACGGCTCCACCCTGGCCGCCCGCCTCTCCACCACCTCCATGCCCGAGGGCCTGGTGGACTTCCTGGTGGAGATGGACACCAAGCTGGACCAGATCCTCGCCGGACAGCGCCAGGACCTCATCCGCCAGGATTTCCCCCTGGAGCTGGACGTCCGGGAGATATCCGGCGCGGGCGTGCGGTTCCGCTCCGAGGAGCCCCTGGCCGACGGGCAGATTCTCGAGGTCGTCATCGTGCTCACCCAGTTTCCCCTGCGCCTGGCCTCGGCCATCGGCCGGGTGCGCGGCATCGAGGACGGGCTGCACCGCTTCGAGTTCACCCATATCCGGGAACACGACCTGGAGAGCATCGTGCAGTTCGTGTTCCAGGAACAGCGCGAGGAAATCCGCAACCGCAAGTGGAGTTGAACATCTTTCCGCGATCCGTGCGGAGCGCGGGGAACCGTCCGGGTTCCCCGCTGTGTTTTGAGCCACGCGAGGTGCCCATGCAGTCCAAGGACGACATTCTCAAATCCCTGCTGGAAAAGGTGTCCGAGCAGATGGCCGCGGACCTCAAGCAGACCATCGCGGCCGCCGTGGAGAAAGAGATTTCCCGCAGCCTCTCATCGGCCCTCCTGGAAGGCGAATTCTACCGCCGGGTCAACGAGGACCTGCAGGACAGCCTCAAGGACATCTACCGCGAGATCAAGACCGCCAAGGAAGCCAAGCCCCTGCCCGCCTCCATGCAGGACCCCGACGCCCTGATCAACAAGGCCTCGGACCAACTGGACGCGGTGCTGCGCACCACGGAGAAAGCCGCCGAGGAGATCATCGAGATCGTGGAGAAGCTCCAGGACATGCAGGCCTCCCTGGGCCAGGTCATCCGGGCCTTCGACTCCGGCGGGGTCAAGAAGGAGGATCGCCAGCGGCTGGTCGAGATCAACGAGACCCTGGGGCAGGACCTGATGCGCATCATGACCACCCTCTCCTTCCAGGACCTCACGGGCCAGCGCATCAAGATCATCATCGAGACGATCAAGAAGATCGAGGCCATCGTGCTGGACGTGTACATGTCCACCGGGCTCATGATCCAGGCCCGCGAGCAGCAGCCGGAAAAGGACTTCGACTCCATCGAGGCCGAGGCCAAGGACCGCATGAGCACCCTCAAGGGCCCCCAGGAAGGCACGAACCAGGGCGCGGTGGACGACCTGTTGGCCCAGCTGGGCATGTAGACGCCCCTTGGCGGCCAAGCGGATCAGGGCCGTTCCGGGAAACCGGGGCGGCCCTTTTTCATTGGGGAACGCTAGAGCAGGATCACCTGGGCCATGCCCAGGAGAAGCAGGAAGCCCATGGAGTCGGTGATGGTGGTCAGGAAGATGCTCGAGGCCTGGGCCGGATCGCGGCCCAGGGCGCGCAGCACCAGGGGGATGGAGGCCCCGGCCAGCGCTCCGATGAGCATATCCAGCCCGAGGGCCGCGGACATGATCATGGCCAGGAGCGGCATGCGCGTCGCCGCGAAGACCACGCCGAAGACCAGGGTGGCGATGAGCACGCCGTTGAGCAGGCCGATGCGGGCCTCGCGCAGCACGGCCAGCCAGGAGCGCTTGCGGTCGAACCGCTCCGTGGCCAGCTGGCGGATCATGATGGCCAGGGCCTGCTGGCCGGTGTTTCCGGCCTGGTTGGCCACGATGGGCATGAGCACGGCCAGGATGGCCATCTGGGCGATGTTGCCCTCGAAGAGGTGCACCACCCAGGCCGAGACCGCCGAGTTGACCATGTTCAGCATGAGCCAGGGCAGGCGTTTGCGCACGGAATAGAGCCAGGGCGAATCCGCGGTCTCGTCCGGGCCCGCGCCGACCATGGCCTGCATGTCCTCGCTGGCCTCCTCGTGGATGATGTCGATGACGTCGTCGACCGTGACCACGCCGAGCAGCCTGCGGCCGTAGTCCACCACGGGCAGGGCCAGGAAATTATAGTGCGAGATGAGCCGGGCGACCTCCTCCTTGTCCTCGTTGTAGGTCACGAAGATGAGGTTCTGGCTCTTGATGAGTTCCCTAAGGCAGGTGCCGCGCCGGGCCACCAGCAGATCGCGCAGGGAGGTGACGCCCACCAGTTCCTTGTCTTCGTTGACGAGGTAGGCGTAGTATGGAATTTCCTTGTCCTCGACCTCGCCGCGCATCTTGGCGATGGCCTGATCCACATTCAGATCCTGGTTCAGGACCACCACCTCGGTGTTCATGACGCCGCCGGCGGTGTCCGGATCGAAGGTCAGGAGCGTCCGAA of Desulfovibrio aminophilus contains these proteins:
- a CDS encoding winged helix-turn-helix domain-containing protein — translated: MKENTPTIRLHLWLDTEGGVFFGSGRAQLLEEIDRHGSLKAAAAAMGISYRAAWGKLKQSEAVLGVRLVQVRGSNKAGYELTEDGRMLKDLFRRWFDAVEQAALEKARDIFPWPARTYRDSSSD
- a CDS encoding sigma-54 dependent transcriptional regulator, producing MSDIPALVLVVDDEPIARKNLAHVLGRMGCQVSQAADGRQALAELEKNEFDLVLTDLMMEGVDGLAVLQRTKELWPDTEVLMITGYPTVETAVEAMRQGAYHYLAKPYQLEEARLLSQKALEKRRLRLEVRELRERMRERSEPLPIIGDSPPVRRLKQTIAQVAPTDSTVLILGETGTGKELVARTLHLLSRRAEARFLAINCGAFNEDLLENELFGHEAGAFSGAQRMKKGLFESAPGGTLFLDEMGEMSMPMQVKLLRAIQERVIRRVGGTEDVPVDVRLVAATNRDLKREVEAGRFRQDLYYRLNVITLRVPPLSERPEDIPLLCQFFLAKAARMLDKFQPSLDPEVPEILSRYAFPGNVRELENIMERAVVLAEDGVVSPRHLPEDLRETAVHVARPGFSEPVTLEENEKRYIVWVLEQAGGNRTQAARILGIDRASLWRKIKKFELE
- a CDS encoding EAL domain-containing protein → MANDKTPILAVDDERMNLRLLQGMLKPFGLEFLSAQSGPEALAIAKSKDLALILLDVMMPGMDGFQVAEALRDDPATRHIPIIFVTAINKEQQHVFRGYELGAVDYLFKPVEAEVLCGKVRVFVELHRQRRALEDASRKLLRNVEELKASKVALEESELRYRTVADYNHDWESWIGADGRALYVSPSCERISGYPPQAFQDDPEFLHGIVAAEDRDTVRRFLGDSRAETLDFRIRNSDGEQRWLNVVRREVPGPEKGASLGWRLSMRDITARKEAELQLRHLALHDPLTGLANRTLLLDRAGLALERLKRGRGRVAGLVFLDLDRFKIINDSLGHARGDLLLVEVGRRILGCVRGMDLVARFGGDEFILLLEDLESPREAIQVAKRVRDAMRKPFLIDGHEITTSASLGLALADSDGVGAEELIRHANIAMYKAKEGGKNRFHVFNERMLEQAVAALRLENDLRRAMRRGEFHLAFQPIVSLRDGRLGGFETLLRWTHPRRGPVSPADFIPVAEETGMIIDLGQWVLDQACGVMRGWQKAGGRAGELSLAVNVSARQFAKPGLAEDVLRAVNCSGLTPESLKLEITETAIMDNPRNSVQKLHRLRQDGIRFSIDDFGTGYSSLGYLQKFPLDDLKIDLSFVRVMESSPENLEIVRTIIGLAHNLGLSVVAEGIESETQRDILADLGCEYGQGYLFSRPVPEAEAEAWVRKSGRFNGSGRPRTGSA
- a CDS encoding AMP-binding protein, which gives rise to MQATEYPTLRQVLERSVELHADRPALSVVDGPVMTYAELGERVRETADLLDEHGVGPGDRVALLSENMPNWGVAYFAIARIGAVAVPILPDFHQSAVHHILRHAECSAVFVSKRLACKLDDGEFEGLRVRVLVDDLSLIGDPGREPLKGLVKRAAKELGRIKEAARQHRAERADKEPPAEPSEAAPGHSKDAFRKVLDAGRKEFDKIKGAALRAANRALEPDAGDSPADELAAIIYTSGTTGNSKGVMLTHRNIVSNALGSAELAGITDQDRMLSILPLSHTFECTLGLVLPISRGASVSYLAKPPTPAVLLPALQKIRPTFLLCVPLVIEKIYRNRILPALTKNAALRGLLKVGFTRRKLFQAAGQKLFETFGGALRCICIGGAALAPEVEAFLRDARFLYSVGYGLTECSPLVSGVMPDRARYRHCGTALPGVEIRIDAPRPGEVGEILVRGPNVMRGYYKAPALTEETFTSDGWLRTGDLGLLDQDGYLSIRGRLKNVILGPSGENIYPEEIESTLCQWPYVLESLVFSQGDRLLARVHLDYDHLDARFGVRGLTESEARERIGELLEELRRGVNEKVSSFCRLHRIIEQPEPFEKTPTQKIKRYLYVDGPSR